From the Brassica napus cultivar Da-Ae chromosome A8, Da-Ae, whole genome shotgun sequence genome, one window contains:
- the LOC106360478 gene encoding myrosinase-binding protein 2, with protein sequence MGTMSERVGAMGGNMGSPFDDGVFDGVRRIIVGRDWDCVSYIKIEYENSAGNFETREHGTNRGGIQEFTVDYPSEYITSVGGSFSRVFRYGTELIQSLIFRTSRGRTSPILGHSFLGFQLGTRFTLEGKNGGKLLGFHGRSGQALDAIGPYFFAANPPLRHFNPEGGNGGSAWDDGAFDGVRRILVGRGGRFVSFLRFEYARGQRTVPHDHGRRQEVPQEFVVDHPNEHITVVEGTIDGFLTSLRFQTSIGRTSPAFGNVVGRRFVFQENNFKLVGFSGRSGDVIDALGANFGPLPAPTPIPAPVPAPAPRPSPAPAPAPRPSPAPGPAGRWPPAPAPAPAPGPAPAPGPAPAPGPAPGQGPAPGRAPGPAPGRAPGPAPGPAGR encoded by the exons ATGGGCACAATGTCTGAAAGAGTGGGAGCGATGGGTGGTAACATGGGCAGCCCATTTGACGATGGTGTTTTCGATGGCGTGAGAAGAATAATTGTCGGAAGAGACTGGGACTGTGTTTCTTATATCAAGATTGAGTACGAAAATAGTGCCGGAAATTTTGAAACCCGTGAACATGGAACGAATCGCGGGGGAATTCAAGAG TTCACAGTGGATTATCCGAGTGAATATATCACATCCGTTGGTGGAAGCTTCTCACGTGTTTTTAGATATGGAACAGAGCTTATCCAGTCGTTAATCTTCAGAACCTCCCGTGGAAGGACCTCTCCGATACTCGGTCATTCGTTTTTGGGGTTTCAACTTGGGACAAGATTCACGCTCGAGGGTAAAAATGGTGGAAAGCTTCTAGGTTTTCACGGACGTTCTGGTCAAGCTCTTGATGCCATTGGACCTTACTTCTTCGCTGCGAATCCTCCTCTTAGGCACTTCAACCCTGAAGGTGGGAACGGGGGGAGCGCTTGGGACGATGGCGCTTTCGACGGTGTAAGAAGAATACTCGTTGGACGAGGTGGTAGATTTGTAAGTTTTCTCAGGTTTGAGTATGCGAGAGGTCAAAGAACGGTGCCACATGATCATGGGAGGAGGCAAGAGGTTCCACAGGAG TTTGTGGTGGATCATCCTAATGAACATATTACAGTAGTGGAGGGAACCATCGATGGCTTCCTTACATCGCTTAGGTTTCAAACATCAATAGGAAGAACCTCCCCTGCTTTTGGCAATGTGGTTGGCAGGAGATTTGTGTTCCAGGAAAATAATTTCAAGCTTGTCGGGTTTTCTGGTCGGTCTGGTGATGTCATTGATGCCCTTGGTGCAAACTTTGGCCCTCTTCCAGCTCCAACTCCGATTCCAGCTCCAGTTCCAGCTCCGGCTCCACGTCCATCTCCGGCTCCGGCTCCGGCTCCACGTCCATCTCCGGCTCCAGGTCCAGCTGGACGCTGGCCTCCAGCTCCGGCTCCTGCTCCAGCTCCGGGTCCAGCTCCAGCTCCAGGTCCGGCTCCTGCTCCTGGTCCAGCTCCGGGTCAGGGTCCTGCTCCGGGTCGGGCTCCAGGTCCAGCTCCGGGTCGGGCTCCCGGTCCGGCTCCGGGTCCGGCTGGACGATGA
- the LOC106360481 gene encoding probable mitochondrial-processing peptidase subunit alpha-1, mitochondrial, which yields MYRTAASRARALKGSLSRGLGPARYASSSAVATSSSSQGFLGWLTGGSSGSLTSLDMPLQGVSLPPPLADRVEPSKLKITTLPNGLKIASEMSTNPAASIGLYVDCGSIYEAPYFHGATHLLERMAFKSTTNRSHLRLVREIEAIGGNTSASASREQMSYTIDALKTYVPEMVEVLIDSVRNPAFLDWEVNEELRKMKVEIAELAKNPMGFLMEAVHSAGYSGALANPLYAPESALHKLNGELLEEFMTENFTAARMVLAASGVEHEDLLKVAEPLTSDLPNVPRQAEPKSQYTGGDFRQHSGGEATHFALAFEVPGWKNEKEALIASVLQMLMGGGGSFSAGGPGKGMHSWLYLRILNEYQQVQSCTAFTSIFDNTGLFGIYGCSSPEFAAKAIELAAKELKDVAGGKVNQKHLDRAKTATKSAVLMNLESRMIAAEDIGRQILTYGERKPVEQFLKAVDELTLKDITDFTSKIISKPLTMGSFGDVLSVPSYDTVSSKFC from the exons ATGTATCGCACGGCCGCTTCACGAGCCAGGGCTCTCAAG GGATCTCTTAGCCGAGGTTTGGGACCTGCGCGTTATGCAAGTTCAAGTGCCGTTGCTACGAGTTCTTCTTCTCAAGGTTTCTTGGGATGGTTGACTGGTGGATCCTCTGGTTCCCTTACTTCACTGGATATGCCACTTCAGGGCGTATCTCTTCCTCCACCGCTTGCTGACCGCGTCGAGCCAAGCAAACTCAAGATCACCACTCTTCCAAATGGGCTCAAAATCGCCTCAGAGATGTCTACC aATCCGGCAGCTTCTATTGGTTTGTACGTTGATTGTGGTTCTATCTATGAGGCTCCTTATTTCCATGGAGCGACGCATTTGCTTGAAAGGATGGCGTTCAAGAGCACGACGAACAGAAGCCATCTACGTCTTGTCAGGGAAATAGAAGCTATTGGAGGGAACACCTCTGCATCTGCTTCAAGGGAGCAGATGAGTTACACTATTGATGCTCTTAAAACCTATGTACCTGAAATGGTTGAGGTTCTTATTGACAGTGTGAGGAACCCTGCTTTCTTGGATTGGGAAGTCAATGAAGAG CTACGTAAGATGAAGGTAGAGATAGCGGAACTTGCGAAGAACCCTATGGGATTCCTCATGGAGGCTGTTCACTCTGCTGGTTATTCAGGTGCATTGGCAAATCCTCTGTACGCACCTGAGTCTGCTTTGCACAAATTGAATGGGGAACTCTTGGAGGAGTTTATGACT GAGAATTTCACTGCTGCACGTATGGTACTGGCGGCAAGTGGAGTTGAGCACGAAGATCTTTTGAAAGTTGCTGAGCCATTAACTTCTGACCTTCCTAACGTACCACGCCAAGCTGAGCCAAAATCTCAGTATACTGGTGGAGATTTTCGCCAACATAGTGGTGGAGAG GCTACGCACTTTGCGCTTGCCTTTGAGGTTCCCGGCTGGAAGAACGAGAAAGAAGCACTCATCGCTTCTGTTCTCCAG ATGCTTATGGGAGGAGGTGGCTCATTCTCAGCTGGAGGCCCTGGAAAAGGAATGCACTCATGGCTAT ATCTCCGTATTCTGAACGAATATCAGCAAGTTCAGTCATGCACCGCATTCACTAGCATCTTTGACAACACCGGACTGTTTGGAATATATGGTTGCTCG AGTCCTGAGTTTGCTGCAAAAGCAATTGAATTAGCAGCTAAAGAACTGAAAGATGTAGCAGGAGGAAAAG TTAACCAGAAGCATCTAGATCGTGCCAAGACAGCCACGAAATCTGCAGTTCTGATGAATTTGGAATCTCGG ATGATTGCAGCAGAAGACATTGGCAGGCAGATACTTACATACGGAGAGAG GAAACCAGTTGAGCAGTTCTTGAAGGCAGTAGACGAACTTACGTTGAAAGACATTACAGATTTCACCAGCAAGATAATTTCAAAGCCTTTGACAATGGGTTCCTTTGGAGATG TGTTGTCTGTTCCGAGCTACGACACCGTAAGCAGTAAGTTTTGTTGA